The Thermodesulfovibrionales bacterium genome window below encodes:
- a CDS encoding site-specific integrase yields MKEVIEKYMSEVSPMQKGHRRNLEIAPHFCDLFGDSLVSEVTTSRLSSYKAKRLTGEIIYGRGRGKRAGESTVKKEFAFLRTVFNKAINEWHDDWSGWFKVHPENPVKAVIKGLTDRKRVRYVLSDEAERLAVELRQSELGCLREFVIVGCQTGMREGNIVNLLVSQCDFKNGLIIKPGEEMKGGEPFAIKMTSAVRETLQGVIRSRRLISPFVFTDGQGKPYTVNAVSMSFRRACKRAKVADLRFHDLRHDFATLLINSGASLYQVQHALSHADPRMTQRYAHLLPENRDVVDRIEGEGMAAALMRVNEKSGSYYPATTRKEKQKRLQAATP; encoded by the coding sequence ATGAAAGAGGTAATTGAGAAATACATGAGTGAAGTTTCACCGATGCAGAAGGGCCACAGAAGAAACCTGGAGATAGCTCCGCATTTCTGTGATCTCTTCGGTGATTCTCTTGTCAGCGAAGTCACCACCTCAAGGCTTTCTTCGTATAAGGCGAAGCGTTTGACCGGTGAGATTATTTATGGCCGGGGAAGAGGGAAGCGAGCTGGGGAGTCTACGGTCAAGAAAGAGTTTGCTTTTCTCCGTACGGTCTTCAATAAAGCTATCAACGAATGGCATGACGACTGGAGCGGTTGGTTCAAGGTACATCCCGAAAATCCTGTTAAGGCTGTAATCAAGGGGCTTACTGACAGGAAACGTGTCCGCTATGTCCTATCCGATGAAGCAGAAAGGCTTGCGGTGGAACTCAGGCAGTCCGAGCTCGGATGTCTTCGCGAGTTTGTCATCGTTGGCTGTCAGACCGGCATGCGCGAAGGCAACATAGTCAACCTTCTTGTATCCCAGTGCGATTTCAAGAACGGGCTAATTATCAAGCCTGGTGAGGAGATGAAAGGCGGAGAACCTTTCGCGATAAAGATGACCTCTGCAGTGAGGGAGACACTTCAAGGTGTTATCAGGTCTCGCCGACTCATTAGCCCCTTCGTATTTACAGACGGGCAGGGCAAGCCTTACACCGTTAACGCCGTCTCTATGTCGTTCAGGAGGGCATGCAAGCGCGCGAAGGTTGCTGATCTGAGGTTCCATGATCTTCGCCATGATTTTGCTACTCTCCTGATCAACTCGGGTGCATCGCTCTATCAGGTCCAGCATGCGCTTTCTCATGCGGACCCAAGGATGACACAGAGATATGCACATCTTCTGCCTGAAAACAGGGATGTTGTTGACCGAATTGAAGGAGAAGGAATGGCAGCTGCGCTGATGCGTGTCAATGAGAAATCGGGAAGCTACTACCCGGCTACTACCCGCAAGGAAAAACAAAAGAGGTTGCAAGCCGCAACCCCTTGA